A genomic region of Planococcus kocurii contains the following coding sequences:
- the gatC gene encoding Asp-tRNA(Asn)/Glu-tRNA(Gln) amidotransferase subunit GatC, giving the protein MAKMTKEEVIEVAHLARLAITDEEAEHFADQLEAITNAMELLSELDTENVEPTTHVLQMVNVLREDKSIPGLDRDLVMKNVKEHEGGQVKVPTILE; this is encoded by the coding sequence ATGGCGAAAATGACTAAAGAAGAAGTAATTGAAGTCGCTCATTTGGCGAGACTTGCAATTACTGATGAAGAAGCGGAACATTTTGCAGATCAATTAGAAGCAATTACCAACGCAATGGAATTGTTAAGTGAATTGGATACGGAAAATGTTGAACCAACGACGCATGTATTGCAAATGGTCAACGTTTTACGAGAAGATAAATCCATCCCAGGATTAGATCGTGATTTGGTTATGAAAAACGTGAAAGAACATGAAGGCGGACAAGTTAAAGTCCCAACAATTTTAGAGTAG